Proteins from one Arcobacter sp. F155 genomic window:
- the pstC gene encoding phosphate ABC transporter permease subunit PstC: MHSFESKNKSTELKENLIKGALITASVISILTTFGILFSILFEAIAFFELRSFWYFLTGTEWSPGITGSKFGAIPIFAGTMMITFIAMLVAIPIGLGSAVFMSEYASHETRSYLKPILEVLAGIPTVVYGFFAAITVAPLIVKGAAAIGLEATFNSALASGVVMGIMIIPVISSLSDDVIKAVPDSQRKASLGLGMTQGETIKNIVLPSALPGIISACILGFSKAIGETMIVVMAAGLRPNLSWNPLEDMTTVTVTIVNSLVGDFEFNSPETLSAFALGLMLFVVTLVLNIISLSLIRKFKEKYKVNTL; the protein is encoded by the coding sequence TTGCATTCATTTGAATCTAAAAACAAATCAACTGAATTAAAAGAGAACCTTATTAAAGGTGCATTGATTACAGCTTCTGTTATATCAATCCTTACAACTTTTGGTATTCTTTTTTCAATTCTATTTGAAGCAATAGCCTTCTTTGAACTAAGAAGTTTTTGGTACTTCTTAACAGGAACAGAGTGGTCGCCAGGTATTACTGGAAGTAAATTTGGTGCAATACCAATTTTTGCTGGAACAATGATGATTACATTCATTGCAATGCTTGTTGCAATTCCTATTGGACTTGGTAGTGCAGTTTTTATGAGTGAGTATGCTTCTCATGAAACAAGATCATATTTAAAACCAATATTAGAAGTTCTTGCAGGTATTCCAACTGTTGTATATGGTTTCTTTGCTGCAATTACTGTTGCTCCACTAATTGTAAAAGGTGCAGCTGCAATAGGACTTGAAGCAACTTTCAACTCAGCTTTAGCATCTGGAGTTGTAATGGGGATTATGATTATTCCTGTTATTTCATCATTATCAGATGACGTTATTAAAGCAGTTCCAGATTCTCAAAGAAAAGCTTCACTTGGTCTTGGTATGACTCAAGGGGAAACAATTAAAAATATTGTACTACCTTCTGCTCTTCCTGGTATCATTTCTGCTTGTATCCTTGGTTTTTCAAAAGCAATTGGAGAAACAATGATTGTTGTAATGGCAGCAGGACTTAGACCAAACTTATCTTGGAATCCATTAGAAGATATGACAACAGTTACAGTAACAATTGTAAACTCTCTTGTTGGTGACTTTGAGTTTAATTCACCAGAGACTCTTTCAGCATTTGCTTTAGGTCTTATGCTATTTGTTGTTACTTTAGTACTTAATATTATTTCATTAAGTCTAATTAGAAAATTCAAAGAAAAATATAAAGTGAATACATTATGA
- the glmM gene encoding phosphoglucosamine mutase, with protein sequence MKLFGTDGVRGLAGEFLDAITVLKLAKAAGIYFRKHSTTKRILVGKDTRRSGYMIENALVSGLTSVGYDVIQIGPMPTPAIAYLTESMRCDAGIMISASHNPFEDNGIKFFDNHGNKLSTNCEENIEKIFFDDEVLKEGTVTGKNIGSSKRIDDVIGRYIVAIKSSFPNDLSLQGMRIVLDCANGAAYKVAPTILDELGADVITLNDKPNGYNINDGCGALYPANVGKIVKEYRADIGIALDGDADRLVVVDEEGEVVDGDKLLGALCTFLKEENTLKGEACVATVMSNKALEDYLNSHDLELLRSNVGDKNVLEQMKERGVNFGGEQSGHIIFSDVAKTGDGLASALQVLALILRKKQKASVALNPFELYPQLLVNLKVSEKKPLEEIDGLEEILEPIRKKGIRDLIRYSGTENKIRLLLEGKDKKEVEESMAILKGFIEKVL encoded by the coding sequence ATGAAACTATTTGGAACAGATGGAGTTAGAGGATTAGCAGGTGAGTTTTTAGATGCAATTACTGTATTAAAGCTTGCAAAGGCTGCTGGAATCTACTTTAGAAAGCATTCAACAACAAAAAGAATATTAGTTGGAAAAGATACACGAAGAAGTGGATATATGATTGAAAATGCACTTGTAAGTGGTCTTACTTCAGTAGGTTATGATGTAATTCAAATTGGTCCTATGCCAACTCCTGCAATTGCATACTTAACAGAAAGTATGAGATGTGATGCTGGAATTATGATTTCTGCTTCACATAATCCTTTTGAAGATAATGGTATTAAATTCTTTGATAACCATGGAAATAAATTAAGTACTAACTGTGAAGAGAATATAGAAAAGATTTTCTTTGATGATGAAGTATTAAAAGAGGGTACTGTAACAGGTAAAAATATTGGTTCTTCTAAAAGAATTGATGATGTTATCGGAAGATATATTGTAGCTATTAAAAGTTCTTTCCCAAATGATTTATCATTACAAGGTATGAGAATCGTTCTTGATTGTGCAAATGGTGCAGCCTATAAAGTTGCTCCTACAATTTTAGATGAATTAGGTGCTGATGTAATTACATTAAATGATAAACCAAATGGATATAACATCAATGATGGATGTGGAGCTTTATATCCAGCAAATGTAGGAAAGATAGTAAAAGAGTATAGAGCTGATATTGGTATTGCTTTAGATGGTGACGCAGATAGACTTGTAGTTGTAGATGAAGAAGGGGAAGTTGTTGATGGTGACAAACTTCTTGGAGCACTTTGTACTTTCTTAAAAGAAGAGAATACATTAAAAGGTGAGGCTTGTGTTGCAACTGTTATGTCAAATAAAGCTTTAGAAGACTATTTAAACTCACATGATTTAGAGCTTTTAAGATCAAATGTTGGTGATAAAAATGTTTTAGAGCAAATGAAAGAAAGAGGTGTTAATTTTGGTGGTGAACAAAGTGGACATATTATCTTCTCTGATGTTGCTAAAACAGGAGATGGTTTAGCTTCAGCTTTACAAGTTCTTGCATTGATTTTAAGAAAAAAACAAAAAGCAAGTGTAGCTTTAAATCCATTTGAACTATATCCTCAACTACTTGTAAATCTAAAAGTAAGTGAGAAAAAACCTTTAGAAGAGATTGATGGACTAGAAGAGATTTTAGAGCCAATTAGAAAAAAAGGTATTAGAGATTTAATTAGATACTCTGGGACTGAAAATAAAATAAGACTTCTTTTAGAAGGTAAAGATAAAAAAGAAGTTGAAGAGTCAATGGCTATATTAAAAGGTTTTATTGAAAAAGTTCTATGA
- the pstB gene encoding phosphate ABC transporter ATP-binding protein PstB — MSKNSIKIDVNELNLWYGDNHALHNITVPLYENKITALIGPSGCGKSTFLRCLNRMNDLISSVKIDGSVVIDKKNIYDKDVDEVSVRKKIGMVFQQPNPFPKSIYENVAYAPLKHGHVKKGKACDELVEKALIDAGLWEEVKDKLQEPGTSLSGGQQQRLCIARTIAVKPEVILMDEPTSALDPISTEKIEALMLELKKKYTIITVTHNMQQAARVADYTAFFHLGKLIEYDETETIFVNPSNKKTEDYITGRFG, encoded by the coding sequence ATGTCAAAAAATAGTATAAAAATAGATGTAAACGAATTAAACTTATGGTACGGAGATAATCATGCACTTCATAATATCACTGTTCCTTTATATGAAAACAAAATTACAGCACTAATTGGACCATCAGGATGTGGTAAATCTACATTCCTAAGATGTTTAAATAGAATGAATGACTTAATCTCAAGTGTAAAAATTGATGGTTCTGTTGTTATTGATAAGAAAAATATCTACGATAAAGATGTAGATGAAGTAAGTGTTAGAAAAAAGATTGGTATGGTATTTCAACAACCAAATCCATTCCCTAAATCTATTTATGAAAATGTAGCTTATGCTCCTTTAAAACATGGTCATGTTAAAAAAGGAAAAGCTTGTGATGAGCTTGTAGAAAAAGCACTTATTGATGCTGGTCTTTGGGAAGAAGTTAAAGATAAATTACAAGAACCAGGAACTTCACTTTCTGGTGGACAACAACAAAGACTTTGTATTGCAAGAACAATTGCAGTTAAACCAGAAGTTATTTTAATGGACGAACCAACATCAGCACTTGACCCTATTTCAACTGAAAAGATTGAAGCATTAATGTTAGAGTTAAAAAAGAAATATACGATTATTACAGTAACTCACAATATGCAACAAGCAGCTAGAGTAGCAGATTATACGGCATTTTTCCACTTAGGAAAACTAATTGAGTATGATGAAACAGAAACTATTTTTGTTAATCCATCAAATAAAAAAACTGAAGATTATATTACAGGAAGGTTCGGATAA
- a CDS encoding bifunctional diguanylate cyclase/phosphodiesterase, whose product MSAKIDVDKLDFAFQPIVNTHTGKIFAVEALIRNVEELEFESIFHFFDTLANKKILYKVDMLLRKKAIKKYKKIEVSNLKLFYNIDNRLFAMPDFQFGETAKLLEKQELSKDDICFEITEHSSLEDQQLIKHIVSTYKSKNYNIALDDFGTGISGLHLLYLSDTNFIKIDKFFIENIHKDAKKRLFCASIVEMAHTMGIKVIAEGVETKEEYYVCKEIKADYIQGYLVARPSTNIKDIKKYYSKDNIFKKDRRVTRGNFIDKSFIDKIDPLNVNASLHELFVYFKEHTLNTFVPIIDDNKKILGAIYEVDIKEISYSQYGLSLAKNDSFKAKLKNYIKPVLEIDLSWGIDKALEIFNMRNDARGVFVSKDSRYYGFINLNNLLSLSYKRNLEIAQNQNPLTKLPGNKQIENFISTAFKNNQHTQIVYFDFNDFKPFNDTYGFRQGDRAILMFSEILQKNISSENFVAHVGGDDFFVGFVNSEYEYVYDVIKNVQEEFRLSATSLYSEKDINNGYMTSKDRFGTSRNFSLLSVSAAIIELTQSSTQESFNLNIGQIKKLSKEYPLPYSTCIFM is encoded by the coding sequence ATGTCAGCAAAAATTGATGTTGACAAACTTGATTTCGCTTTTCAACCTATCGTAAATACTCATACAGGTAAGATTTTTGCTGTTGAAGCTTTGATTAGAAATGTTGAAGAACTTGAGTTTGAATCAATTTTCCATTTTTTCGATACTTTAGCTAATAAGAAAATACTATATAAAGTAGATATGTTATTAAGAAAAAAAGCTATTAAAAAATATAAAAAAATTGAAGTAAGCAATCTAAAACTATTTTACAACATTGATAACAGACTATTTGCAATGCCTGATTTCCAGTTTGGAGAGACTGCTAAACTTCTTGAAAAACAAGAGTTAAGTAAAGATGACATATGTTTTGAAATTACAGAGCATAGTTCATTGGAAGACCAACAACTAATAAAACATATTGTAAGTACATACAAATCAAAAAACTATAATATCGCATTAGATGATTTTGGTACGGGAATTTCTGGACTTCACTTGCTATATTTATCTGATACAAACTTTATTAAAATAGATAAATTCTTTATTGAAAATATTCATAAAGATGCAAAGAAAAGACTATTTTGTGCCTCGATAGTTGAGATGGCTCACACAATGGGAATCAAAGTTATAGCTGAAGGTGTTGAAACTAAAGAAGAGTATTATGTATGCAAAGAGATAAAAGCAGACTATATTCAAGGATATTTAGTAGCAAGACCAAGTACAAATATTAAAGATATAAAAAAATACTATTCAAAAGATAATATCTTTAAAAAAGATAGAAGAGTAACAAGAGGAAACTTTATTGATAAATCTTTTATTGATAAAATTGACCCTTTAAATGTAAATGCAAGTTTACATGAACTATTTGTTTACTTTAAAGAGCATACATTAAACACTTTTGTTCCTATTATTGATGATAATAAGAAAATATTAGGTGCCATTTACGAAGTTGATATTAAAGAAATATCTTATTCACAATATGGATTATCATTAGCAAAAAATGACTCTTTTAAAGCAAAACTAAAAAACTATATCAAACCTGTATTAGAAATAGACCTTAGTTGGGGAATAGATAAAGCCTTAGAAATTTTTAATATGAGAAATGATGCAAGAGGTGTATTTGTAAGTAAGGATTCAAGATATTATGGATTTATAAATCTTAATAATCTTTTATCACTTTCATATAAAAGAAACCTTGAAATAGCTCAAAATCAAAACCCCCTTACAAAGCTACCAGGGAATAAACAAATTGAGAACTTTATCTCTACTGCTTTTAAAAATAATCAGCATACTCAAATAGTATATTTTGATTTTAATGACTTTAAACCCTTTAATGACACCTATGGTTTTAGACAAGGTGACCGTGCAATTTTAATGTTCTCTGAGATACTTCAAAAAAATATCTCAAGTGAAAACTTTGTTGCTCATGTAGGTGGAGATGACTTTTTTGTTGGTTTTGTAAATAGTGAATATGAATATGTTTATGATGTTATTAAAAATGTGCAAGAAGAGTTTAGACTAAGTGCAACAAGTCTTTATAGTGAAAAAGATATAAATAATGGTTACATGACATCTAAAGATAGGTTTGGAACAAGTAGAAACTTTAGTCTTCTTTCTGTTTCAGCAGCTATTATTGAACTTACACAAAGCTCGACACAAGAGTCCTTCAACCTAAATATAGGACAAATAAAAAAGCTATCAAAAGAGTATCCTCTTCCCTATAGTACATGTATTTTTATGTAA
- the pstA gene encoding phosphate ABC transporter permease PstA: protein MIKRKNKNKDNPFYDPTLSKRHRSSKRFKKFTLASLLFSIAFLAFFLFDIVGKGTPAFKQAYVNVEVTYSEASKKSYRKAIDRKYTRIVSRAWLRTLPMEMENNPELIGTKTKMWVLADDQVDQYLKGHYYKLKRKDRALIDDMKANGDVELKFNKIFFTNGDSKTPEFAGLNSAIIGSILTLIIAMLVAFPIGVMTAVYLEEFADDNKFTQTIEVNINNLAAIPSILFGLLGLAIFINLFGMPRSSPLVGGLTLALMTLPIIIVSSRAALRAVPDSIRQAAYGLGLTKIEVTRDHVLPLAFPGVLTGSIIGLAQAMGETAPLIIIGMIAFIPDSPGSIFEAATVMPAQLFTWAGMPERMYIEKTAAGIMVLLTILISLNALAIYLRKKYEVKW from the coding sequence ATGATTAAAAGAAAAAATAAGAATAAAGATAATCCATTTTATGACCCTACACTTTCAAAAAGGCATAGAAGTTCTAAAAGATTCAAGAAGTTTACCCTTGCATCTTTACTTTTTTCAATTGCGTTTTTAGCATTTTTCCTTTTTGATATTGTAGGAAAAGGAACTCCTGCATTCAAACAAGCATACGTTAATGTAGAAGTAACTTATAGTGAGGCTTCTAAAAAGAGCTATAGAAAAGCAATTGATAGAAAATATACTAGAATTGTTTCAAGAGCATGGCTTAGAACACTTCCTATGGAAATGGAAAATAATCCAGAACTAATAGGTACTAAAACAAAAATGTGGGTACTAGCAGATGACCAAGTTGACCAATACTTAAAAGGTCACTACTATAAACTAAAAAGAAAAGATAGAGCTTTAATTGATGATATGAAAGCAAATGGAGATGTTGAACTTAAATTCAATAAGATTTTCTTTACAAATGGTGACTCAAAGACACCAGAGTTTGCAGGTTTAAATTCAGCAATTATTGGTTCAATTTTAACATTAATTATTGCAATGCTTGTTGCTTTCCCAATTGGGGTTATGACAGCAGTATATCTAGAAGAGTTTGCAGATGATAATAAATTTACTCAAACGATTGAAGTAAATATCAATAACCTTGCAGCAATTCCTTCAATTCTATTTGGTCTTTTAGGTCTAGCAATTTTTATTAACCTATTTGGTATGCCAAGGTCTTCACCACTTGTTGGGGGATTAACACTTGCACTTATGACTCTACCTATTATTATTGTAAGTTCAAGAGCAGCATTAAGAGCAGTTCCAGATTCTATCAGACAAGCAGCTTATGGATTAGGTCTTACAAAAATTGAAGTTACAAGAGACCATGTTTTACCATTAGCATTCCCTGGAGTTTTAACTGGTTCAATTATTGGTTTAGCACAAGCAATGGGTGAAACTGCTCCATTAATCATCATTGGTATGATTGCATTTATCCCTGATTCTCCAGGTTCAATATTTGAAGCAGCAACAGTTATGCCTGCACAGCTATTTACATGGGCTGGTATGCCAGAGAGAATGTATATAGAAAAAACAGCAGCTGGTATTATGGTGTTATTAACAATTTTAATTTCACTAAATGCATTAGCAATTTATCTTAGAAAAAAATATGAAGTTAAGTGGTAA
- the prfA gene encoding peptide chain release factor 1, with protein MLQDKLKPFIDRYEEINNLLISPDITSDIKRMTELSKEQSSIEPIVNKAKEYIKVVEDIEENKIMLDDPELGELAKEELKELESLKPQLEEEIKFLMIPKDPNDDKNIYLELRAGTGGDEAAIFVGDLFRAYIRYAENNGWKVEIMNQSESEAGGYKEIVALFKGDHVYSKLKFEGGTHRVQRVPATESQGRVHTSAITVAVMPEVDDVEIEINPNDLKIDVMRASGNGGQSVNTTDSAVRITHIPSGIVVTNQDQKSQHKNKDRAMKVLKARLYDLEMQEKMESEGATRKEQVGTGDRSGRIRTYNYPQGRISDHRINLTLYRLDAIMNDGLLDEVIDPLITDHQARLIEANGL; from the coding sequence ATGCTACAAGATAAACTAAAACCATTTATAGACAGATATGAAGAGATCAATAATTTATTGATCTCTCCGGATATCACTTCTGACATAAAAAGAATGACTGAGCTTTCTAAAGAACAATCTAGTATAGAACCAATTGTTAATAAAGCCAAAGAGTATATCAAAGTTGTAGAAGATATTGAAGAAAACAAAATAATGTTAGATGATCCAGAACTTGGTGAACTAGCAAAAGAGGAACTTAAAGAATTAGAATCTTTAAAGCCACAGCTTGAAGAAGAAATTAAATTTCTAATGATTCCAAAAGATCCAAATGATGACAAAAATATCTATCTAGAGCTTAGAGCTGGTACGGGTGGAGATGAAGCGGCGATTTTCGTTGGCGATCTATTTAGAGCTTATATCAGATATGCAGAAAACAATGGATGGAAAGTTGAAATCATGAACCAAAGTGAAAGTGAAGCAGGTGGATACAAGGAAATTGTAGCTTTATTTAAAGGTGACCATGTATATTCAAAATTAAAATTTGAAGGTGGTACACACAGAGTTCAAAGGGTTCCAGCTACTGAATCACAGGGTCGTGTCCATACGTCAGCAATTACTGTTGCCGTTATGCCCGAAGTTGATGATGTAGAGATTGAAATCAACCCAAATGATTTAAAAATTGATGTTATGAGAGCAAGTGGAAATGGTGGACAATCGGTAAATACTACAGACTCTGCTGTAAGAATTACTCATATTCCAAGTGGAATTGTTGTTACAAACCAAGACCAAAAGTCTCAACACAAAAATAAAGATAGAGCAATGAAAGTTCTTAAAGCAAGACTTTATGACCTTGAAATGCAAGAAAAAATGGAAAGCGAAGGTGCCACTAGAAAAGAACAAGTTGGTACTGGAGATAGAAGTGGAAGAATTAGAACATATAATTATCCACAAGGAAGAATATCAGATCATAGAATAAATCTAACTCTATATAGATTAGATGCAATCATGAATGATGGTCTTCTAGATGAAGTAATTGATCCTCTTATTACTGATCATCAAGCAAGACTTATTGAAGCAAATGGGCTATAA
- a CDS encoding PhoU domain-containing protein: protein MLKPYIENINKIKEEITIIGEEISHANKISLSALKENDPSMLKDVNLSLKKLSSKSNEIDNLIVKTLALYSPEAKDLREMVSYLKITNELMRAAAYSKTFAKNFRKSFSPELNADAILEYAIPLLKTSNLALNTAIEMIGEDDEKTIEEKFNKVLVEDSKTDDLYAMIEKNILKLITKNIELSKDYFEVLSSLRRLEKISGRASSIANLLVFAEVGGDLENV, encoded by the coding sequence ATGTTAAAGCCATATATTGAAAATATTAATAAAATAAAAGAAGAGATAACTATCATTGGTGAAGAGATTTCCCATGCAAATAAAATCTCTTTGTCTGCTTTAAAAGAGAATGACCCATCAATGTTAAAAGATGTAAACCTATCTTTAAAAAAGTTATCTTCAAAATCAAATGAAATAGATAACTTAATAGTTAAAACTTTAGCTTTATACTCACCAGAAGCAAAAGATTTAAGAGAGATGGTTTCATATTTAAAGATTACAAATGAGCTTATGAGAGCAGCTGCTTACTCAAAAACATTTGCTAAAAACTTTAGAAAATCATTTTCACCAGAATTAAATGCGGATGCAATTTTAGAGTATGCAATTCCTTTATTAAAAACTTCAAATCTTGCACTTAATACTGCAATTGAAATGATTGGTGAAGATGATGAGAAAACAATTGAAGAGAAATTTAATAAAGTATTAGTTGAAGATAGTAAAACTGATGACTTATATGCAATGATTGAAAAAAATATTCTAAAACTTATCACTAAAAATATTGAGCTTTCTAAAGACTATTTTGAAGTTTTAAGTTCATTAAGAAGATTAGAAAAAATCTCAGGAAGAGCTTCTTCTATTGCAAACCTTTTAGTTTTTGCTGAAGTTGGTGGAGACTTAGAAAACGTATAA
- a CDS encoding PstS family phosphate ABC transporter substrate-binding protein, whose translation MTLKKTTIALLASAALTVSLSARDQIKIVGSSTVYPFSSAVAEELGATTKFPTPVVESTGSGGGMKLFCAGNDLNTPDITNASRRMKTKEFTMCEKNGVTDITESVIGYDGIAFAQSKVNAAFDISREHLALAVAAEVPSKDGKKLIANPYKKWSDIDASLPNREIIVYGPPKSSGTRDAFEELVMQKTFKKMSVYTDLYKADKKANKKYKKYSVVRTDGVYVPSGENDNIIVQKLNKNRNAFGIFGFSFLVENDDKLAGATINGVAPTPDAISSGKYPVSRSLFFYIKNSHKKEVPAMNKYVEMFMSENMIGPDGILTEIGLISLPDATRTNTRKAVMSSKKLKLADLKH comes from the coding sequence ATGACATTAAAGAAAACTACAATTGCTTTATTAGCAAGTGCTGCACTTACTGTATCATTAAGTGCTAGAGATCAAATCAAAATCGTAGGATCATCTACAGTATATCCTTTCTCATCAGCTGTTGCTGAAGAATTAGGTGCAACAACAAAATTCCCAACTCCTGTAGTTGAATCAACTGGTTCAGGTGGTGGTATGAAACTATTTTGTGCTGGAAATGATTTAAATACTCCTGATATCACTAATGCATCAAGAAGAATGAAAACTAAAGAGTTCACTATGTGTGAAAAAAATGGAGTTACTGATATTACTGAATCAGTTATCGGTTACGATGGAATTGCATTTGCACAATCTAAAGTAAATGCTGCATTTGATATTTCAAGAGAGCACTTAGCATTAGCAGTTGCGGCTGAAGTACCTTCAAAAGATGGAAAAAAATTAATTGCTAACCCATACAAAAAATGGTCAGATATTGATGCTTCTTTACCAAATAGAGAAATCATTGTTTATGGACCACCAAAATCATCTGGTACAAGAGATGCATTTGAAGAGTTAGTAATGCAAAAAACATTCAAAAAAATGTCTGTTTATACTGACCTTTACAAAGCTGACAAAAAAGCAAACAAAAAATATAAAAAATACTCTGTAGTTAGAACTGACGGTGTTTATGTACCATCAGGTGAAAATGATAATATTATCGTTCAAAAACTGAATAAAAATAGAAATGCATTTGGTATTTTTGGTTTCTCTTTCTTAGTTGAAAATGATGATAAATTAGCTGGTGCAACAATTAATGGTGTAGCTCCAACTCCAGATGCAATCTCTTCTGGTAAATACCCTGTATCAAGATCATTATTCTTCTATATCAAAAACTCTCACAAAAAAGAAGTTCCTGCAATGAACAAATATGTTGAGATGTTTATGTCTGAAAATATGATTGGACCTGATGGAATTTTAACTGAAATCGGACTAATCTCTTTACCAGATGCAACTAGAACTAATACTAGAAAAGCAGTAATGAGTTCTAAAAAACTTAAATTAGCTGACTTAAAACACTAA
- the rpsT gene encoding 30S ribosomal protein S20, whose amino-acid sequence MANHKSAEKRARQTKVRTERNRFYKTRIKNVTKDVVAAIEAADKDKAVEAMKSANKYIHHCVSKGILKKGTAARKVSRLQVQVNAI is encoded by the coding sequence ATGGCAAATCACAAATCTGCTGAGAAAAGAGCAAGACAGACAAAAGTTAGAACAGAAAGAAATAGATTCTATAAAACTAGAATCAAAAATGTTACTAAAGACGTAGTAGCTGCAATTGAAGCTGCAGACAAAGATAAAGCAGTTGAAGCAATGAAATCTGCTAACAAATACATCCACCACTGTGTATCTAAAGGTATCCTAAAGAAAGGTACTGCAGCTAGAAAAGTTTCTAGACTACAAGTACAAGTAAACGCTATATAA
- the lspA gene encoding signal peptidase II produces the protein MRKEYKLSIIIFICIFAFDQFVKYAFVNFSWEVDGPYMSLKLAYNYGVAFSMFAFLQEYLKYIQLLIALIATIYLLKNKEVFYKYFLPISILYAAGLSNILDRFTYGAVVDYFYWHYGFEFAIFNIADVMINIAVAILIFMQIKEARDEKKKASKS, from the coding sequence ATGAGAAAAGAGTATAAATTATCAATAATTATCTTTATTTGTATATTTGCATTTGACCAGTTTGTTAAATATGCTTTTGTAAACTTTTCTTGGGAAGTTGACGGACCATATATGTCTTTAAAGTTGGCATATAATTATGGTGTAGCTTTTTCAATGTTTGCCTTTTTACAAGAGTATTTAAAATACATTCAACTATTAATTGCACTTATTGCAACAATTTATTTACTAAAAAACAAAGAGGTTTTTTATAAATATTTTTTACCAATATCTATTCTATATGCCGCAGGTTTATCAAATATCTTAGATAGATTTACTTATGGGGCGGTAGTGGATTATTTTTATTGGCATTATGGTTTTGAATTTGCAATCTTTAATATAGCAGATGTAATGATTAATATTGCAGTAGCTATCTTAATTTTTATGCAAATAAAAGAAGCAAGAGACGAAAAGAAGAAAGCATCAAAATCGTAA